The following are encoded together in the Rhizobium tumorigenes genome:
- a CDS encoding HpcH/HpaI aldolase family protein: MTSFRQRCLDRAPLIGTFSAIPHPVAVEVVAMAGVDFLCVDWEHAQISRERIEDLIRAADVHRVPAIVRVPGHAPESIAAVLDAGAAGVLVPRISNAAEARAAVMATRYPPVGERGVGPGRAAAYGYRIPDYLATANESLVLAIQVETADGLANIGEIAAVEGVDIIFIGPGDLSVSIDALGPDGKDRLDKAIRTITETALAAGRTVGIFRPSTSDIATWSAAGISFFMLASDTMFLGAAMAENAAKARNSCVH; this comes from the coding sequence ATGACCAGTTTTCGCCAGCGCTGCCTCGACCGCGCTCCGCTGATTGGCACGTTCTCGGCCATCCCCCACCCTGTCGCCGTGGAAGTCGTGGCAATGGCAGGCGTCGATTTTCTCTGCGTCGACTGGGAGCACGCGCAGATCAGCCGCGAGCGCATCGAGGATCTCATTCGCGCCGCCGACGTGCATCGCGTGCCTGCAATTGTCCGTGTGCCCGGCCATGCGCCGGAATCCATCGCCGCCGTTCTCGATGCCGGAGCAGCCGGCGTGCTGGTGCCGCGCATCTCCAATGCCGCCGAGGCCAGGGCCGCAGTGATGGCAACGCGCTACCCGCCGGTCGGCGAGCGAGGCGTTGGCCCAGGTCGTGCCGCAGCCTACGGCTATCGCATCCCGGACTACCTCGCGACAGCCAATGAATCCCTCGTTCTCGCCATCCAGGTAGAGACGGCGGATGGCCTTGCCAATATCGGAGAGATCGCGGCAGTCGAGGGCGTTGATATCATTTTCATCGGCCCCGGCGACCTATCGGTGTCGATCGATGCGCTTGGACCAGATGGCAAGGACAGGCTCGACAAGGCCATTCGTACCATCACGGAAACGGCGCTTGCAGCCGGCCGGACTGTTGGCATTTTCCGCCCCTCGACATCAGATATCGCGACCTGGTCGGCGGCCGGCATCAGTTTCTTTATGCTGGCCAGCGACACGATGTTTCTCGGAGCCGCCATGGCGGAAAACGCTGCAAAAGCGCGCAATTCTTGCGTTCACTAG
- a CDS encoding LysR family transcriptional regulator, giving the protein MDQLSAMRAFARVVETGNFTRAATTLSMPKATVTTLIQGLEQHLHTKLLNRTTRRVMVTTDGALYYERAIQILSEIEELDGSVSNSQSLPSGRLRVEMAGAFADEIVIPALCDFHLRYPDIRIDMGVGDRLVDYLAENVDCALRAGTPTDQSLIARRVGEIPMVTCASPRYIEKFGTLQSPQDIETGHFAVNYFRAQTGKTIPFEFSRANETFEISPTYILSVNDSRSFVNAALSGLGIIQAPAFMIREALADGKLVRMLPDWHRDPLPLHIVYPPNRHLSNKVRVFVDWLAKLLVTSRIGDL; this is encoded by the coding sequence ATGGATCAGCTTTCCGCCATGCGCGCTTTCGCCCGTGTTGTCGAAACCGGCAATTTCACGCGCGCAGCCACGACCCTGTCGATGCCGAAGGCGACGGTAACGACACTCATTCAGGGGCTCGAACAGCACCTGCACACGAAATTGCTGAACCGCACGACCCGCCGTGTCATGGTGACTACCGACGGCGCCCTCTATTACGAGCGCGCGATCCAGATCCTTTCGGAAATCGAGGAGCTCGACGGCAGCGTCAGCAATTCGCAAAGCCTGCCGAGCGGCCGGCTGCGAGTCGAAATGGCCGGCGCCTTCGCCGACGAGATTGTCATCCCGGCGCTGTGCGACTTCCACCTGCGGTATCCCGATATCCGCATCGACATGGGTGTCGGCGACCGGCTGGTGGATTATCTCGCCGAAAACGTCGATTGCGCCCTGCGCGCCGGCACCCCTACCGATCAGTCCCTGATTGCCCGGCGCGTCGGCGAAATCCCGATGGTCACCTGCGCCTCACCGCGCTACATCGAAAAATTCGGCACGCTTCAGTCCCCGCAGGACATCGAAACCGGACACTTCGCCGTCAATTACTTTCGCGCCCAGACGGGAAAGACGATACCGTTCGAGTTCTCCAGAGCCAACGAGACGTTCGAAATCAGCCCCACCTACATCCTGTCGGTCAATGATAGCAGAAGCTTCGTCAACGCCGCGCTGAGCGGCCTCGGCATTATCCAGGCTCCCGCCTTCATGATCCGCGAAGCGCTGGCCGATGGGAAGCTTGTGCGAATGCTTCCCGATTGGCACCGCGACCCCCTGCCCCTGCACATCGTCTATCCGCCGAACCGGCATCTCAGCAACAAGGTCCGCGTCTTCGTCGACTGGCTGGCAAAGCTGCTGGTCACCTCGCGCATCGGTGATCTCTGA
- a CDS encoding pyridoxal phosphate-dependent aminotransferase, giving the protein MRLPKLSATFRHLNFKEKTVPLRALPAADNDRYAFDGIRAQIRDLHTENIAELAMRARELGDVIPLWYGEGDMVTPAFIRDAAKQALDDGATFYIPNMRGSGPLNEALSAYQSRLHDRDIPIQRTTITPGGMQALYLALQLLVDVGSNVVYVAPQWPNIHNAIHLIGGEPRPVPLDFDTDWHLDLDKLFARCDSRTRAICLSTPSNPTGWTASRDEMQALLEFSRRTGIWIISDEVYARLYFEGIVAPSILQVADDGDRVISVNSFSKAWAMTGWRIGWLTHPSGVADQLAAMTQYINSGTAGMIQAGALAAVRDGEPLVEDVRRKIKAGLDLAYEKLPQIPGIVLPVKPRGGMYAFFALEGERDARAACTRILETSRVGLAPGYLFGDSSRAFLRMCIFRDIEQIRTALDRMVGAMT; this is encoded by the coding sequence ATGCGTCTTCCGAAACTATCGGCGACGTTCCGACATCTGAATTTCAAGGAAAAGACCGTGCCTCTACGAGCATTACCCGCAGCCGACAACGACCGTTACGCTTTCGACGGCATCCGCGCCCAGATCCGCGACCTGCACACCGAGAATATTGCCGAGCTCGCCATGCGCGCCCGCGAACTCGGAGATGTGATCCCGCTCTGGTACGGCGAAGGCGACATGGTAACGCCGGCTTTCATCCGTGATGCCGCCAAGCAGGCGCTCGATGACGGCGCCACCTTCTACATCCCCAATATGCGCGGCTCCGGTCCGCTCAACGAAGCCCTTTCGGCCTATCAGTCGCGGCTGCACGACCGCGACATTCCGATCCAGCGTACGACGATCACGCCAGGCGGCATGCAAGCGCTTTATCTCGCCCTCCAGTTGCTGGTCGATGTCGGCAGCAACGTCGTCTACGTCGCGCCGCAGTGGCCGAACATTCACAATGCCATCCACCTGATCGGCGGCGAGCCGAGGCCGGTACCGCTCGACTTCGACACCGACTGGCACCTCGATCTCGACAAACTGTTTGCCCGCTGCGACTCCCGCACCCGCGCCATTTGCCTGTCGACACCATCCAATCCGACCGGCTGGACGGCTTCGCGCGACGAGATGCAGGCGCTGCTCGAATTCAGCCGCCGGACCGGCATCTGGATCATCTCGGACGAGGTTTACGCGCGGCTCTATTTCGAAGGGATCGTTGCACCCTCGATCCTCCAGGTTGCCGATGACGGCGACCGGGTGATTTCGGTCAACAGCTTTTCGAAAGCCTGGGCGATGACCGGCTGGCGCATTGGCTGGCTCACCCACCCCTCGGGCGTCGCCGACCAATTGGCTGCGATGACACAGTATATCAACAGCGGAACGGCCGGCATGATCCAGGCCGGAGCGCTCGCTGCCGTCAGGGATGGCGAACCGCTGGTCGAGGACGTCAGGCGGAAGATCAAGGCCGGCCTCGACCTTGCCTATGAGAAACTTCCGCAGATCCCGGGCATCGTCCTGCCGGTGAAACCGCGCGGCGGCATGTACGCCTTCTTCGCGCTCGAAGGCGAACGCGATGCCCGCGCTGCCTGCACCCGCATCCTGGAGACCTCGCGCGTCGGCCTGGCACCGGGCTATCTTTTCGGAGACAGCTCCCGCGCCTTCCTGCGCATGTGCATCTTCCGCGACATCGAACAGATCCGCACTGCGCTCGACCGCATGGTTGGCGCCATGACATGA
- a CDS encoding AraC family transcriptional regulator, with product MSFRSPRLDGQPPAPVSFRTESYVGGTVFPAKSQEWGELNYALVGVAELDIEGIRYLSPPHYGIWLPPDTLHEAWIRHDVRYVTVYVARELCADLPPVPQTLSLSPLLKAVLADFAIRDVGVPQTTEDLRLAQVLVDQIRLAERCESYLPLSVDTLLGPVLSALQESPGDRRSLEEWARMMKTTERTLSRRCQDELGMSFNDWRQRLKLVAALAMLEADMPVRRVAQELGYGSASAFIAMFRRLTGGSPTQMRRR from the coding sequence ATGTCGTTTCGATCGCCACGCCTTGACGGACAGCCGCCAGCCCCGGTTTCTTTTCGAACCGAGAGTTATGTTGGAGGTACGGTCTTTCCGGCCAAAAGCCAGGAGTGGGGCGAGCTGAACTATGCGCTCGTCGGCGTCGCGGAACTGGATATCGAAGGTATCCGCTATCTCTCCCCACCACATTACGGCATATGGCTACCGCCCGACACTCTGCATGAAGCGTGGATCAGGCATGATGTTCGCTACGTCACGGTGTATGTCGCGCGAGAGTTGTGTGCTGACCTGCCGCCCGTTCCGCAGACGCTCAGCCTCAGTCCCCTGTTGAAGGCTGTTCTGGCGGACTTTGCGATCCGCGACGTCGGCGTGCCGCAAACGACGGAGGATCTACGGCTGGCGCAGGTGCTGGTCGACCAGATACGGCTGGCGGAACGCTGCGAAAGCTATCTGCCGCTGTCCGTCGATACCTTGCTCGGACCTGTGCTGTCCGCCTTGCAGGAGTCGCCAGGGGATCGCCGGTCCCTCGAAGAATGGGCACGGATGATGAAAACCACCGAGCGGACCCTTTCGAGACGATGCCAGGACGAGCTTGGAATGTCGTTCAACGACTGGCGGCAGCGATTGAAGCTGGTCGCAGCGCTGGCGATGCTCGAAGCCGACATGCCAGTGCGCCGGGTGGCGCAAGAACTGGGCTACGGCAGCGCCTCGGCCTTCATTGCCATGTTCCGACGCCTGACAGGCGGCAGCCCCACGCAGATGCGCCGGAGATGA
- a CDS encoding cysteine desulfurase-like protein gives MNAAASDTTFTGENGFPVEELRGMFPALQKAGDFVFLDNAGGAQVPQAVVDAVANHLIDFNVQRMAKYQHSQGVDRNLDEARETVGLLVNAYRPEEISFGLNATSFIRLVSLGIARMLETRNEIIVTDMDHDANIATWMALEADGARIIWWHMREDGTLHTDDLKPLLSERTRLVACTVTAHSIGTIVDVKTVGQLAHAAGAEVFLDSVHYGPHGLIDVQDWNCDYLVCSGYKNFSPHMGFLWGRYDALVKLPTFKEDFIPDVPPYKIEVGTFAYENVAGMNAAVKYLETLGRRFLPAGEHSRRAAIAAAMGAIRAYEMTLSRELLAILKRHGAVIYGISDETDIAGRVPTICFNIPGITPQQIAGQMGEAGIGLRDGHMFAPRLMKRLGLTMEQGALRISMVHYNTLAEAARFDLVLGNIIARHR, from the coding sequence ATGAACGCTGCAGCTTCCGACACTACGTTTACCGGCGAAAACGGCTTTCCGGTCGAGGAATTGCGCGGCATGTTTCCGGCACTGCAGAAGGCCGGCGATTTTGTCTTTCTCGACAACGCCGGCGGCGCACAGGTGCCGCAGGCTGTTGTCGATGCGGTCGCAAACCACCTCATCGACTTCAACGTCCAGCGCATGGCCAAATACCAGCACAGCCAAGGGGTCGACCGTAATCTCGATGAGGCACGCGAAACCGTTGGCCTGCTCGTCAACGCCTACCGACCGGAAGAAATCTCCTTCGGCCTGAACGCCACATCTTTCATCCGGCTCGTCAGCCTCGGCATTGCCAGGATGCTGGAAACACGCAACGAGATCATCGTCACCGACATGGACCATGACGCCAACATCGCCACTTGGATGGCGCTGGAGGCCGATGGCGCCAGGATCATCTGGTGGCACATGCGCGAAGACGGTACGCTGCATACGGATGATCTGAAGCCGCTGCTGTCGGAGCGCACCCGCCTCGTCGCCTGCACCGTCACGGCCCATTCGATCGGCACCATCGTCGATGTCAAGACGGTCGGGCAGCTGGCCCATGCTGCCGGCGCCGAAGTCTTTCTCGACAGCGTCCACTACGGCCCGCACGGCCTGATCGACGTGCAGGACTGGAATTGCGACTATCTCGTCTGCTCCGGCTACAAGAATTTCTCGCCACACATGGGTTTTCTCTGGGGCCGCTACGATGCGCTGGTCAAGCTGCCGACATTCAAGGAAGACTTCATTCCGGATGTCCCGCCCTACAAGATCGAGGTCGGCACCTTCGCCTACGAGAACGTGGCCGGCATGAACGCTGCCGTCAAATATCTGGAAACCCTCGGCCGCCGTTTCCTGCCCGCCGGAGAACACTCCCGACGCGCTGCCATAGCCGCCGCCATGGGCGCCATCCGCGCCTACGAAATGACCCTGTCACGCGAATTGCTGGCAATCCTCAAGCGTCACGGCGCGGTGATCTACGGCATCTCCGACGAGACCGACATTGCCGGTCGCGTGCCGACAATATGCTTCAACATCCCCGGCATCACGCCCCAGCAGATTGCCGGTCAGATGGGCGAAGCCGGCATCGGCCTGCGCGACGGACACATGTTCGCCCCGCGCCTGATGAAACGTCTAGGCCTGACCATGGAACAAGGCGCGCTCAGGATTTCCATGGTGCACTACAACACCCTGGCCGAAGCCGCCCGCTTCGACCTGGTCCTCGGCAACATCATCGCCCGCCATCGGTGA
- a CDS encoding efflux RND transporter periplasmic adaptor subunit, which produces MTTKDKRWALWGAGISLAASVSGAAFYLDLPRGAVASEPAKAAAPAAVPVTVATVAAADVTAWEEFSGRLEAIERVSIRPRVAGAIQSVNFREGALVKPGDLLLTIDPAPYQAAVAQAKAQVEAAASRVDLAKLELDRGRRLSDNKTISQSDLDTRASAYSEAQANVQAAQAALQTAQLNLDYTQVRAPIAGRVGKLEVTAGNLVAAGSASPALTTLVSVDPIYASFNADEQAVTSALGQLTANDGVAPPVEQIPVEIGTTRDSGTPITGKLQLIGNEVDTASGTIGVRAVFANPGGHLIPGQFVRVRMGQPKSENKIVINDRAVGTDQDKKFVFLVGADNKLVYRQVTLGDLNDGQRIVESGLKVGDRIVVNGLQRVRPGALVDPQPEQKPEQKVAASK; this is translated from the coding sequence ATGACAACCAAAGACAAGCGCTGGGCCCTGTGGGGCGCCGGCATAAGCCTTGCTGCATCGGTTTCCGGAGCAGCCTTCTATCTAGACCTGCCACGTGGCGCGGTTGCCAGCGAGCCTGCCAAGGCAGCGGCGCCGGCGGCCGTTCCCGTGACCGTCGCCACCGTTGCAGCTGCAGACGTGACGGCGTGGGAGGAGTTTTCCGGACGGCTTGAAGCGATCGAACGGGTGTCCATCCGTCCGCGCGTCGCGGGTGCCATCCAGTCGGTCAACTTCCGCGAAGGAGCACTGGTAAAGCCTGGCGACCTGTTGCTGACCATCGATCCGGCGCCCTATCAGGCAGCCGTTGCCCAGGCAAAGGCGCAGGTCGAAGCCGCCGCTTCGCGCGTCGATCTTGCCAAGCTCGAACTCGACCGCGGTCGTCGCCTTTCCGACAACAAGACGATTTCGCAGAGCGACCTCGACACCAGGGCGAGCGCCTATTCAGAAGCGCAGGCGAATGTCCAGGCGGCCCAGGCAGCCCTGCAGACCGCCCAGCTCAACCTCGACTACACGCAGGTCCGCGCACCGATAGCTGGTCGTGTCGGCAAGCTTGAGGTTACCGCCGGCAACCTCGTCGCTGCCGGCTCGGCGTCTCCGGCGCTGACGACGCTGGTTTCGGTCGATCCGATCTATGCCAGCTTCAATGCAGACGAGCAGGCCGTGACCAGTGCCCTCGGACAGCTCACGGCCAATGACGGCGTTGCGCCGCCGGTCGAGCAGATCCCGGTTGAGATCGGTACGACACGCGACAGCGGCACGCCGATCACCGGCAAGCTGCAACTGATCGGCAACGAGGTCGATACTGCCAGCGGCACCATCGGCGTGCGCGCCGTCTTTGCCAATCCGGGCGGCCATCTCATCCCCGGGCAGTTCGTTCGGGTGCGAATGGGCCAGCCGAAGTCTGAAAACAAGATCGTCATCAACGACAGGGCCGTGGGCACCGATCAGGACAAGAAGTTCGTGTTTCTTGTCGGCGCCGACAACAAGCTCGTCTATCGGCAGGTGACGCTCGGTGATCTCAATGACGGCCAGCGTATCGTCGAATCGGGCCTCAAGGTCGGCGACCGGATCGTCGTCAACGGCCTGCAGCGGGTGCGCCCGGGTGCACTGGTCGATCCGCAGCCTGAACAGAAGCCCGAGCAGAAGGTCGCCGCTTCGAAGTAG
- a CDS encoding alpha/beta hydrolase fold domain-containing protein: MRAPFKEVVLEGVATGPVSARVFCDSLDDKTAPVVLYLHGGAFLDKAVYVGRPVAECLADAGAIVVDADCSGPTDNGFPKSLEYAYGVLEYLARKRELGGKKSLLLVAGEESGGNLAAGVALKARDQMPGMLDGQVLISPLLDPFMGSKSFQCADRSGMRERWSEGWNHYLGFLGGVCHPYAAPRFCSRLSGVAPTLLLTAEDDPLRDESVEYGKLLEKAGVSVQQRILPAGMGWARIYGGQSTDEQTWQGDICKSFKSFIDDIRVRPG, encoded by the coding sequence ATGCGTGCCCCGTTTAAGGAAGTTGTGTTGGAAGGCGTGGCCACAGGTCCGGTTTCTGCGCGTGTGTTCTGTGACTCGCTTGACGACAAGACAGCGCCGGTCGTGCTATATCTTCACGGTGGCGCCTTTCTGGACAAAGCGGTCTATGTTGGTCGTCCCGTCGCGGAGTGCCTGGCAGATGCCGGAGCCATCGTCGTCGATGCGGATTGCAGTGGGCCGACCGACAACGGTTTTCCGAAGTCGCTCGAATATGCCTACGGCGTATTGGAATATCTTGCCCGCAAGCGCGAGCTAGGTGGCAAGAAGTCGCTTTTACTTGTTGCCGGCGAAGAGTCGGGCGGAAACCTTGCAGCTGGCGTTGCCCTGAAGGCGCGCGACCAGATGCCTGGGATGCTCGACGGCCAGGTGCTGATCTCGCCTCTGCTAGACCCGTTCATGGGCAGCAAGTCGTTTCAGTGCGCCGACAGGAGCGGGATGCGTGAACGCTGGAGCGAGGGCTGGAACCACTATCTGGGTTTCCTCGGTGGTGTGTGTCATCCCTATGCCGCGCCGCGGTTCTGTTCGCGGCTCTCGGGCGTGGCGCCGACCTTGCTGTTGACGGCAGAGGACGATCCGTTGCGCGACGAGAGCGTGGAATACGGTAAATTGCTGGAAAAGGCAGGTGTTTCTGTCCAGCAGCGCATCCTGCCCGCCGGTATGGGCTGGGCAAGAATTTATGGCGGGCAATCGACCGACGAGCAAACCTGGCAGGGTGATATCTGCAAGAGTTTCAAGAGTTTCATAGACGATATTCGTGTTCGGCCTGGCTGA
- a CDS encoding ABC transporter substrate-binding protein — MSLTRRNLLVLAAAIGLAGGSSIAHAAETLNVGSYPSNPPFEYKTDSGAFEGFEVDIVKEAAKRVGMTPEIADYGFQALFAGTSSKRIDVAISSITITPERLKSQSFTQPYYDSDMGIAAKADSAIKGIADLKGKTIGVLSGSTGAKWVDEHKAADGFADVKGYNAQQEMFLDLGAGRVDAVVSDVPGMEYLFVKMKGFAVKERIKTGEQYGLMMTKDSPLLGKLNDALTAMKKDGSLQAIHKKWFGSDAPAGSSTVVEMPIPKA, encoded by the coding sequence ATGAGCCTTACGCGTCGTAATCTATTGGTGCTCGCCGCCGCCATCGGCCTTGCCGGCGGGTCGTCCATTGCCCATGCGGCAGAGACCCTGAATGTCGGTTCCTACCCGAGCAATCCACCGTTTGAATACAAGACCGACTCGGGCGCCTTCGAGGGCTTCGAGGTCGACATCGTCAAGGAAGCCGCCAAGCGCGTCGGAATGACCCCCGAAATCGCCGACTATGGCTTCCAGGCGCTGTTCGCCGGAACCTCATCCAAGCGCATCGACGTTGCGATCTCGTCGATCACCATCACGCCGGAGCGGCTGAAATCGCAGTCCTTCACTCAGCCCTACTACGATTCCGACATGGGCATCGCCGCCAAGGCCGACAGCGCCATAAAGGGCATTGCCGATCTCAAGGGCAAGACAATCGGCGTGCTGTCAGGCTCGACCGGCGCTAAATGGGTCGACGAGCATAAGGCCGCAGATGGCTTCGCAGACGTCAAGGGCTACAATGCCCAGCAGGAAATGTTCCTCGATCTCGGCGCCGGCCGGGTCGACGCCGTGGTCAGCGACGTGCCCGGCATGGAATACCTGTTTGTCAAGATGAAGGGCTTTGCCGTCAAGGAGCGCATCAAGACCGGTGAACAATATGGCCTGATGATGACGAAGGACTCTCCGTTGCTCGGCAAGCTCAACGATGCCCTGACGGCGATGAAAAAAGACGGCAGCCTGCAGGCGATCCACAAGAAGTGGTTCGGCAGCGATGCACCGGCTGGCTCCTCCACCGTCGTCGAAATGCCGATCCCCAAGGCTTGA
- a CDS encoding LLM class flavin-dependent oxidoreductase, translated as MIMQHPLKGPNRLKLGVFSTNADGGLAITDVPERWTASWEDNLAAAKIADCAGLEFLLPIARWRGFGGRNRVREWSFETFTWAAALAASTKQIGLFMTVHVPLVHPLYAAKSLATVDHVSGGRAGLNIVCGWNPKEFGMFGTPLVEKGYYQAAEWLDIVERAYGPDQPFDFNGVYYSLKDAVSRPASLQMPRPVTMNAAFGGPGRDFAAAHCDYLFTTFTEMADAGKPVADIRERAEAKGRDVGVYTVCHVVCRESRRQAEDYYTRYAVNMADHEAVEAHMAGKKEFSQSHDAGAYDRYRQRFAGGAGSYPLIGTPESIAAEMIEISEKGYAGIALSFVNYTQELPYFCDRVLPILRQAGYRR; from the coding sequence ATGATCATGCAGCATCCGCTCAAGGGGCCGAACAGGCTGAAGCTCGGCGTGTTTTCGACCAATGCCGATGGTGGGCTGGCGATCACCGATGTGCCGGAGCGGTGGACGGCAAGCTGGGAGGATAATCTTGCTGCGGCAAAGATCGCCGACTGCGCCGGGCTGGAATTCCTGCTGCCGATTGCCCGCTGGCGCGGTTTCGGTGGCCGCAACCGGGTGCGCGAATGGTCGTTCGAGACTTTCACCTGGGCAGCGGCGCTGGCCGCCTCGACCAAGCAGATTGGCCTGTTCATGACCGTTCACGTGCCACTCGTTCATCCGCTCTACGCCGCAAAATCGCTGGCGACGGTCGACCATGTCAGCGGCGGCAGGGCAGGCCTCAACATCGTCTGCGGCTGGAACCCAAAGGAATTCGGCATGTTCGGCACGCCCCTGGTCGAGAAGGGCTATTATCAGGCAGCCGAGTGGCTCGATATTGTCGAGCGCGCCTACGGCCCCGATCAGCCCTTCGATTTCAACGGGGTCTATTACAGCCTGAAGGATGCCGTCAGCCGGCCGGCGAGCCTGCAGATGCCGAGGCCGGTCACCATGAATGCGGCCTTCGGCGGTCCGGGTCGGGATTTCGCCGCAGCCCATTGTGATTACCTGTTCACCACGTTCACGGAGATGGCGGATGCCGGAAAGCCGGTTGCCGATATCCGCGAGCGGGCGGAGGCCAAAGGCCGTGATGTCGGCGTCTACACCGTCTGCCATGTCGTCTGCCGCGAGAGCCGGCGGCAAGCGGAGGACTATTACACGCGCTACGCCGTCAACATGGCCGATCACGAGGCGGTCGAGGCCCATATGGCAGGCAAGAAGGAGTTCTCACAATCGCATGATGCCGGAGCCTATGATCGCTATCGCCAGCGCTTTGCAGGCGGTGCCGGAAGCTATCCGCTGATCGGGACGCCGGAGAGCATCGCCGCTGAAATGATCGAGATCAGCGAAAAAGGCTATGCCGGCATAGCCCTGTCCTTCGTCAACTACACGCAGGAACTGCCATATTTCTGCGACCGCGTGCTGCCGATCCTGCGGCAGGCGGGGTATCGGAGGTGA
- a CDS encoding DMT family transporter, with translation MADGKSIETASPLTPASAFAPFATVLIWSGNVIVTEAAFDVIAPGSIAFYRWLIALLVLLPFVAKAAWQQRAVAARHWLQLAVLGALGMVVYQSLAYEAAKTTTAVNMGVMLALMPLMSALLASLLAAERLSFNRLAGGAVSLAGLVYLTSHGHPATLLTGGFHLGDGLMLIAIAANSLYGVLLKRWTIPLSLWLQLFWQIAFATLMLVPVWLMGTISPITMANLPLILYAAIPTSLIAPLYWMTAIRRLGAARTALFINLLPVVVAILAWAILKEELHAYHAIGGALALAGVSIGLRQSKPSRVTAKAATDPVQHRS, from the coding sequence ATGGCCGACGGAAAATCCATCGAGACAGCCTCGCCGCTGACCCCGGCTTCGGCCTTCGCGCCGTTTGCGACCGTGCTGATCTGGTCCGGCAATGTCATTGTCACGGAGGCGGCATTCGATGTCATCGCTCCGGGATCGATCGCGTTTTACCGCTGGCTGATCGCTCTCCTCGTTTTGCTGCCCTTCGTCGCCAAGGCAGCTTGGCAACAGCGAGCCGTCGCGGCGCGTCACTGGTTGCAACTGGCAGTGCTAGGAGCGCTTGGCATGGTCGTCTACCAGAGCCTTGCCTATGAGGCGGCGAAGACCACGACCGCCGTCAACATGGGCGTTATGCTGGCTCTGATGCCGCTGATGTCGGCGCTGCTTGCAAGCCTGCTTGCCGCGGAAAGACTATCGTTCAACCGTCTCGCCGGCGGCGCCGTATCGCTCGCTGGCCTCGTCTACCTCACGTCGCACGGCCATCCCGCCACGCTCCTGACCGGTGGATTTCACCTCGGCGATGGCCTGATGCTGATCGCGATTGCGGCAAACTCGCTCTACGGCGTTCTGCTGAAGCGCTGGACCATTCCGCTGTCGCTCTGGCTGCAGCTGTTCTGGCAGATCGCCTTTGCGACCTTGATGCTGGTTCCCGTCTGGCTGATGGGGACGATTTCGCCGATCACGATGGCAAACCTGCCGCTCATCCTCTACGCCGCCATCCCCACATCCCTGATTGCGCCACTCTATTGGATGACGGCGATCCGCAGGCTCGGCGCCGCGCGCACGGCCCTCTTCATCAACCTTCTCCCGGTCGTCGTCGCCATTCTCGCCTGGGCGATCCTGAAGGAGGAGCTGCACGCCTACCACGCCATCGGTGGTGCACTTGCGCTAGCAGGCGTCAGCATCGGCCTACGCCAGAGCAAACCCTCTCGCGTAACCGCAAAAGCCGCCACCGACCCTGTTCAACACAGGTCGTGA